One genomic segment of Labeo rohita strain BAU-BD-2019 chromosome 14, IGBB_LRoh.1.0, whole genome shotgun sequence includes these proteins:
- the sybl1 gene encoding vesicle-associated membrane protein 7 — MAILFAVVARGSTVLAKHACFSGNFLEVTEQILAKIPSENNKLTYSHGSYLFHYICHERIVYLCITDDEFERSRAFGFLNEVKKRFQTTYGSRAQTALPYAMNSEFSSTLAAQMKHHSDPKGSDRLTETQMHVDDLKGIMVRNIDLVAQRGERLELLIDKTENLMDSSVTFKTTSRNLAHAMCMKNLKLTIIVVIIVVVVLYFIVTAACGGFSWPNCRKK; from the exons ATGGCTATCCTGTTTGCGGTGGTGGCTCGAGGGTCGACTGTTCTGGCTAAACACGCGTGCTTCTCTGGCAACTTTCTGGAGGTGACGGAGCAGATCCTGGCCAAAATCCCGTCGGAAAACAACAAACTCACGTATTCTCACGGCAG cTATCTCTTCCACTACATCTGCCACGAGAGGATCGTCTATCTGTGCATCACCGATGAT GAGTTCGAGCGCTCGCGTGCGTTCGGCTTCCTCAATGAGGTCAAGAAGCGCTTTCAGACCACCTACGGCTCGCGAGCTCAAACCGCGCTGCCCTACGCCATGAACAGTGAGTTCTCCAGCACGCTGGCTGCACAGATG AAACATCACTCAGATCCCAAAGGctcagacagactgacagaaacACAGATGCACGTAGACGACTTGAAAGGCATTATGGTCCGAAACATTG ATCTCGTCGCACAGAGAGGAGAGAGACTCGAGCTGCTCATCGATAAAACAGAGAACCTGATGGATTCT TCCGTCACCTTTAAAACAACGAGCCGTAACCTGGCCCACGCCATGTGTATGAAGAACCTGAAGTTAACCATCATTGTGGTAATAATTGTGGTG GTGGTGCTGTATTTTATCGTGACGGCCGCGTGCGGAGGATTCAGCTGGCCGAACTGTCGGAAGAAGTAG
- the polr1d gene encoding DNA-directed RNA polymerases I and III subunit RPAC2 isoform X2 — protein MAEPAQKHALEMVRADGSDEGCVTFVLHEEDHTLGNSLRYMIMKSQDVEFCGYSITHPSESKINFRIQTRDGVPASEPLRNGLNNLTEVCKHVLQTFETRMKAFKDNEESMT, from the exons ATGGCGGAGCCCGCGCAGAAACACGCGCTGGAGATG GTGCGGGCGGACGGCTCAGATGAGGGCTGTGTGACGTTTGTGCTTCATGAAGAAGATCACACGCTGGGAAACTCGCTCAGATACATGATCATGAAGAG TCAGGACGTGGAGTTCTGTGGATACAGCATCACACACCCGTCAGAAAGCAAAATCAACTTTCGGATACAAACACGAG ATGGAGTTCCAGCATCTGAACCTCTGCGTAATGGACTGAACAACCTGACTGAAGTGTGCAAACATGTGCTGCAGACGTTTGAG ACACGGATGAAAGCGTTCAAGGATAACGAAGAATCAATGACGTGA
- the polr1d gene encoding DNA-directed RNA polymerases I and III subunit RPAC2 isoform X1: MTRMICGLQHIHATSTGHVERAVDVNTVRADGSDEGCVTFVLHEEDHTLGNSLRYMIMKSQDVEFCGYSITHPSESKINFRIQTRDGVPASEPLRNGLNNLTEVCKHVLQTFETRMKAFKDNEESMT; encoded by the exons ATGACACGTATGATCTGTGGGCTGCAGCACATCCATGCCACTAGCACAGGTCATGTGGAAAGAGCCGTCGACGTGAACACG GTGCGGGCGGACGGCTCAGATGAGGGCTGTGTGACGTTTGTGCTTCATGAAGAAGATCACACGCTGGGAAACTCGCTCAGATACATGATCATGAAGAG TCAGGACGTGGAGTTCTGTGGATACAGCATCACACACCCGTCAGAAAGCAAAATCAACTTTCGGATACAAACACGAG ATGGAGTTCCAGCATCTGAACCTCTGCGTAATGGACTGAACAACCTGACTGAAGTGTGCAAACATGTGCTGCAGACGTTTGAG ACACGGATGAAAGCGTTCAAGGATAACGAAGAATCAATGACGTGA